From the genome of Mastomys coucha isolate ucsf_1 unplaced genomic scaffold, UCSF_Mcou_1 pScaffold6, whole genome shotgun sequence, one region includes:
- the Sav1 gene encoding protein salvador homolog 1, producing the protein MLSRKKTKNEVSKPAEVQGKYVKKETSPLLRNLMPSFIRHGPTIPRRTDLCLPDSSASAFSASGDGVVSRSQSFLRTPIQRTPHEVMRRESNRLSAPSSYLVRSLADVPREYGSSQSFLTEVNFAVENGDSGSRYFYSDNFFDGQRRRPLGDRAQEDYRYYEYNHDLFQRMPQNQGRHTSGIGRVTATSLGNLTNHGTEDLPLPPGWSVDWTMRGRKYYIDHNTNTTHWSHPLEREGLPPGWERVESSEFGTYYVDHTNKRAQYRHPCAPSVPRYDQPPPITYQPQQTERNQSLLVPANPYHTAEIPDWLQVYARAPVKYDHILKWELFQLADLDTYQGMLKLLFMKELEQIVKLYEAYRQALLTELENRKQRQQWYAQQHGKKFLS; encoded by the exons ATGCTGTCCCGCAAGAAAACCAAAAACGAGGTGTCTAAGCCGGCCGAGGTGCAGGGCAAGTACGTGAAGAAGGAGACGTCGCCTCTGCTGCGGA aTCTCATGCCTTCATTCATTCGGCATGGTCCAACAATTCCAAGACGGACTGACCTCTGTCTTCCAGACTCAAGTGCTAGTGCTTTCTCGGCTTCTGGAGACGGCGTAGTTTCAAGGAGCCAGAGTTTTCTGAGAACTCCAATTCAAAGGACGCCTCATGAAGTAATGAGAAGAGAAAGCAACAGACTGTCTGCACCTTCTTCTTATCTTGTCAGGAGCCTAGCAGATGTTCCTCGAGAGTATGGCTCATCACAGTCATTTTTAACAGAAGTTAATTTTGCTGTTGAAAATGGAGACTCTGGTTCCCGATACTTTTATTCAGATAACTTTTTTGATGGTCAGAGAAGGCGGCCACTTGGAGATCGTGCACAAGAAGACTACAGATATTATGAATACAACCATGATCTCTTCCAAAGAATGCCACAGAATCAGGGGAGGCACACTTCAG GTATTGGGAGAGTCACTGCTACATCTTTAGGGAATTTAACTAACCATGGAACTGAAGATTTACCCCTTCCTCCTGGCTGGTCTGTGGACTGGACAATGAGAGGGAGAAAATACTACATAGATCATAACACAAACACTACTCACTGGAGTCACCCTCTTGAACGAGAAGGACTTCCTCCTGGGTGGGAACGAGTGGAGTCATCAGAATTTGGAACCTATTATGTGGATCACACAAATAAAAGGGCTCAGTACAGACACCCCTGTGCTCCCAG TGTACCTCGGTATGATCAGCCTCCACCCATCACGTATCAGCCACAGCAAACTGAAAGAAATCAGTCTCTCCTGGTCCCTGCAAATCCCTACCATACTGCAGAAATTCCTGACTGGCTTCAGGTTTATGCCCGAGCCCCTGTGAA ATATGACCACATTCTGAAGTGGGAGCTCTTCCAGCTGGCTGACCTGGACACATACCAGGGAATGCTGAAGCTGCTCTTCATGAAGGAACTGGAGCAGATTGTTAAGCTGTACGAGGCCTACAGACAGGCTCTTCTCACTGAGTTGGAAAACCGCAAGCAGAGACAGCAGTGGTATGCCCAGCAACACGGCAAGAAGTTTTTAAGTTAA